A region of Streptomyces paludis DNA encodes the following proteins:
- a CDS encoding aldo/keto reductase, with product MPAHGPTETTYRAADDRYEKLEYRRTGSSGLDLPAFSFGLWQKFGTDYPYETQREIVLHAFDLGITHFDNANRYGPPHRAAEKFFGRVLSRDLAPHRDELILSTKAGNPIGPSPYLKGGSRKSLLTSLDHSLRDLGTDYVDIFYSHSPDPATPLEETVGALVSAVGSGKALYAGLSNYSPERAHEAAELLRAAGVPLLVHQPRYSIFDRRPETGGLLKLAAEDGFGLVVYSPLAQGLLTDKYLDGAIPQGARAHNSAFLSPDAIDDGYRERAKALNEIARGRGQSLAQLALQWVLRQPQVTSAIIGASSTWQLDHNVTALDFPPLTEEELALIDRYDGSGAGADA from the coding sequence ATGCCGGCCCATGGCCCCACCGAGACCACCTACCGTGCCGCGGACGACCGCTACGAGAAGCTGGAGTACCGCCGTACCGGGAGTTCGGGCCTCGATCTGCCCGCCTTCTCCTTCGGCCTCTGGCAGAAGTTCGGCACCGACTACCCGTACGAGACACAGCGCGAGATCGTGCTGCACGCCTTCGACCTCGGGATCACCCACTTCGACAACGCCAACCGCTACGGCCCGCCGCACCGCGCCGCCGAGAAGTTCTTCGGCCGGGTGCTGAGCAGGGATCTCGCGCCGCACCGCGACGAGCTGATCCTGTCGACCAAGGCGGGCAACCCGATCGGCCCGAGCCCGTATCTCAAGGGCGGCTCCCGCAAGTCGCTGCTGACCTCGCTCGACCACAGCCTGCGGGACCTCGGCACCGACTACGTCGATATCTTCTACAGCCACAGTCCCGACCCCGCCACCCCGCTGGAGGAGACCGTCGGCGCACTGGTCAGCGCGGTCGGCTCGGGCAAGGCGCTGTACGCCGGACTCTCCAACTACAGCCCCGAACGCGCCCATGAGGCGGCCGAGTTGCTCCGCGCCGCAGGCGTCCCGCTGCTGGTCCACCAGCCGAGGTACTCGATCTTCGACCGGCGGCCCGAGACCGGCGGGCTGCTCAAGCTCGCCGCAGAGGACGGCTTCGGCCTCGTCGTCTACAGCCCGCTCGCCCAGGGACTGCTGACCGACAAGTACCTCGACGGCGCGATCCCCCAGGGGGCCCGGGCCCACAACAGCGCCTTCCTCTCACCCGACGCGATCGACGACGGCTACCGCGAGCGGGCGAAGGCGCTCAACGAGATCGCCCGGGGGCGCGGACAGTCCCTGGCGCAGCTCGCGTTGCAGTGGGTGCTGCGGCAGCCCCAGGTGACCAGCGCGATCATCGGCGCGAGTTCCACATGGCAGCTGGACCACAACGTCACCGCACTGGACTTCCCGCCCCTGACCGAGGAGGAGCTGGCGCTCATCGATCGGTACGACGGCAGCGGGGCCGGCGCCGATGCCTGA
- a CDS encoding acyl-CoA dehydrogenase family protein, which yields MTETLHTSQHAADHTPDHTADRTTDRTTAIAADRATAPTVAGIRTAIAPVLAELAATARRREGTRDYPFEQVRALADARLVSLGIPAEDGGAGGTLREVVEVIIDLARADSNVAQALRASFLTANQVTTRRDLPHRQRSVERLLRGDLFAGTGNERTGGASGSVSTTVRRDGNGTGHVLNGTKYYSTGGLYADWFGGTAVDENGDTVHFTVPTGREGVELVDDFDAVGQRLTASGSTRLTDVRVTDDELTRTDRATLPNPWLGTFAQIYLASIQAGIAAAALDDAIWFGREKARPIKHSTADRSTDDPYVRQAVGRIAARAHAARSSVVVAAETLHRLRHTPAHEVRAAGADAAVTVAQAQYVAIESAFEAAELLFDVGGGSATSREYAFDRHWRNARTVANHNPRDWKAAVVGAYHLTGEEPPITGLF from the coding sequence ATGACCGAGACACTCCACACTTCCCAACATGCCGCCGACCACACGCCCGACCACACCGCCGACCGCACCACCGACCGCACCACCGCCATTGCCGCCGACCGGGCGACCGCGCCCACGGTCGCCGGTATCCGTACGGCGATCGCCCCCGTCCTCGCCGAACTGGCGGCCACCGCCCGCCGCCGCGAGGGCACCCGGGACTACCCGTTCGAGCAGGTACGCGCCCTCGCCGACGCCCGGCTGGTCTCCCTCGGCATCCCCGCCGAGGACGGCGGCGCGGGCGGCACACTCCGTGAGGTGGTCGAGGTAATCATCGACCTCGCCCGAGCCGACTCCAATGTCGCACAGGCGCTACGGGCAAGCTTTCTGACGGCCAATCAGGTCACCACGCGCCGTGATCTGCCCCACCGCCAACGCTCGGTCGAACGGCTGCTGCGCGGGGACCTCTTCGCCGGCACCGGCAACGAACGGACCGGTGGCGCGAGCGGCTCCGTCAGCACCACCGTCCGCCGGGACGGCAACGGCACCGGCCATGTGCTCAACGGTACGAAGTACTACAGCACGGGCGGCCTCTACGCCGACTGGTTCGGCGGCACCGCGGTCGACGAGAACGGTGACACCGTCCACTTCACCGTTCCCACCGGCCGGGAGGGCGTCGAGCTGGTCGACGACTTCGACGCCGTTGGCCAGCGCCTCACGGCCAGCGGAAGCACCCGGCTGACCGATGTACGCGTCACCGACGACGAACTCACACGCACCGACCGGGCCACCCTGCCCAATCCCTGGCTGGGCACGTTCGCCCAGATCTATCTGGCCTCGATCCAGGCGGGCATTGCCGCCGCCGCGCTCGACGACGCGATCTGGTTCGGCCGGGAGAAGGCCCGTCCGATCAAACACAGCACGGCGGACAGGAGCACCGACGACCCCTATGTCCGGCAGGCCGTCGGCCGGATCGCGGCCCGCGCGCACGCCGCCCGCTCCTCCGTCGTCGTCGCCGCCGAGACACTGCACCGGCTCCGCCACACACCCGCCCACGAGGTACGGGCGGCGGGCGCCGACGCCGCCGTCACGGTCGCCCAGGCGCAGTACGTCGCCATCGAGTCGGCGTTCGAAGCGGCCGAGCTGCTCTTCGACGTGGGCGGAGGCTCCGCCACCAGCCGTGAGTACGCCTTCGACCGGCACTGGCGCAATGCCCGGACCGTCGCCAACCACAACCCCCGGGACTGGAAGGCCGCCGTGGTCGGCGCCTACCACCTCACCGGTGAGGAACCGCCGATCACCGGGCTGTTCTGA
- a CDS encoding LLM class flavin-dependent oxidoreductase — MAAIGAGVPDGRPFRLGFLLHLDSDLAPAVAYRQAIDLFVAAERLGYDSGWVIHRHFRQGNEHVSSPLVLLAAIAEHTTRIRLGTGVFVLPLADPLAVAEDAAVLDGLSGGRLELGVGSGPFPTAWEAFGRSVEDRHRLFDESVTRLHEILEGRPVNSAGEVLHPPGAEVRRRLWQATTGDPARAVGAAVAAARAGDGLQLSRAGDWAGRQSARRQADIVAAYHDAATGAGHEPRVQISRAVYPHPDRAEAVRAVTPGVRRWQSWAAKDRDAGGLDVREYLERDRSLLGPPEALAESLAADPALAQVTDLLVSFVPGVPDFEEHLRLLTATARDLAPLLGWCPLQDSRTHSRAHRPSQGIPPP; from the coding sequence GTGGCCGCGATCGGCGCCGGAGTGCCCGACGGCCGGCCCTTCCGGCTGGGCTTCCTGCTCCACCTGGACTCCGATCTCGCCCCCGCCGTGGCGTACCGCCAGGCCATCGACCTGTTCGTGGCCGCCGAGCGGCTGGGCTACGACTCGGGCTGGGTGATCCACCGCCACTTCCGCCAGGGCAACGAGCATGTCTCCTCACCGCTCGTCCTGCTCGCCGCGATCGCCGAGCACACCACCCGGATCCGGCTCGGCACCGGTGTGTTCGTCCTGCCGCTCGCGGACCCGCTGGCCGTCGCCGAGGACGCGGCCGTACTGGACGGACTCAGCGGCGGGCGGCTCGAACTCGGCGTCGGATCGGGGCCGTTCCCGACGGCCTGGGAGGCGTTCGGCCGCAGTGTGGAGGATCGGCACCGGCTGTTCGACGAGAGTGTGACAAGGCTGCACGAGATCCTCGAAGGCCGCCCGGTCAACAGCGCCGGTGAGGTGCTTCACCCCCCGGGCGCGGAGGTACGGCGACGGCTGTGGCAGGCGACCACCGGCGACCCGGCCCGGGCCGTCGGCGCGGCCGTCGCCGCCGCCCGCGCCGGTGACGGGCTCCAGCTCTCCCGGGCCGGCGACTGGGCCGGCCGGCAGAGCGCGCGCCGGCAGGCCGACATCGTCGCCGCGTACCACGACGCCGCCACCGGCGCCGGGCACGAGCCGCGCGTCCAGATCTCGCGCGCGGTCTATCCCCACCCCGACCGGGCCGAGGCGGTCCGCGCCGTCACCCCCGGTGTGCGCCGCTGGCAGTCGTGGGCCGCGAAGGACCGCGACGCGGGCGGGCTGGACGTCCGGGAGTACCTGGAGCGGGACAGGTCACTGCTCGGACCCCCCGAGGCACTCGCCGAATCCCTCGCCGCCGACCCGGCCCTCGCCCAAGTCACCGACCTGCTCGTCAGCTTCGTCCCCGGCGTACCCGACTTCGAGGAACACCTGCGTCTGCTCACCGCCACGGCCCGGGATCTCGCGCCGCTGCTCGGGTGGTGTCCGCTCCAGGACAGCCGAACACACTCCCGCGCACACCGACCTTCCCAAGGGATCCCACCGCCATGA
- a CDS encoding LLM class flavin-dependent oxidoreductase, with protein MTRHLRINVNILNAGVFGGSWRYPGTDGLASYTIEHYTAIAKKAEAAKLDAVFLADGPVIEPLVRHRPGNSLEPTTVLARIAAQTERIGLIGTLSSSYNDPAELARRVGDLDFISGGRIGWNVVTTAGAAAARNFGRTGEPEHALRYRRAADFTRRVVAQWAERRTFASPQGRPVVVQAGGSSDGRRLASQVGEVIFSADQDIDRARAFRDEIRAGAVEFGRRPDDVVVLPGLSTVLGSTEEEARRRRETLDEILPDAYARQRLAGQLGISLEGLPYDEPLPRGLLVEPDDAGGSQTFYRIVKAIIDRENPPLGALLRRLSGGGGHRIVVGTPEQVADDIQRWFQEGAADGFNVMPDVLPSGFDDFADQLIPELQRRGLFRREYDDTTLRGHLGLDVPDRPRDRPREPALSHDVLEAAR; from the coding sequence GTGACTCGCCACTTGCGTATCAACGTCAATATCCTCAACGCCGGTGTTTTCGGCGGCTCGTGGCGCTACCCCGGAACGGACGGGCTGGCGAGCTACACGATCGAGCACTACACCGCGATCGCGAAGAAGGCGGAGGCGGCCAAGCTTGACGCGGTGTTCCTCGCCGACGGCCCGGTCATCGAGCCACTCGTACGCCACCGGCCCGGCAACAGCCTGGAGCCGACCACCGTACTGGCGCGGATCGCCGCTCAGACCGAACGCATCGGGCTGATCGGGACCCTGTCGTCGAGCTACAACGACCCGGCCGAACTCGCGCGTCGCGTGGGCGACTTGGACTTCATCAGCGGTGGCCGGATCGGCTGGAACGTCGTCACCACCGCCGGAGCCGCCGCCGCGCGCAACTTCGGCCGGACGGGCGAACCCGAACACGCCCTGCGCTACCGCAGGGCGGCGGACTTCACCCGGCGGGTCGTCGCCCAGTGGGCGGAGCGCCGCACCTTCGCCTCCCCGCAGGGACGCCCCGTTGTGGTCCAGGCCGGTGGCTCCAGCGACGGCCGCCGCCTGGCCTCCCAGGTCGGTGAGGTGATCTTCTCCGCGGACCAGGACATCGACCGCGCCCGGGCGTTCCGCGACGAAATCCGCGCGGGCGCGGTGGAGTTCGGGCGCCGCCCCGACGATGTCGTCGTCCTGCCCGGTCTGTCGACCGTGCTCGGCAGTACGGAGGAAGAGGCCCGCCGGCGGCGCGAGACGCTGGACGAGATCCTCCCCGACGCGTACGCGCGCCAACGCCTCGCGGGCCAGCTCGGCATCTCGCTGGAGGGACTGCCGTACGACGAGCCCCTCCCACGCGGCCTGCTGGTCGAGCCGGACGACGCCGGTGGCTCGCAGACCTTCTACCGGATCGTCAAAGCCATCATCGACAGGGAGAACCCGCCCCTCGGCGCGCTCCTGCGCAGGCTGAGCGGCGGTGGCGGCCACCGGATCGTCGTCGGCACCCCCGAGCAGGTCGCCGACGACATCCAGCGCTGGTTCCAGGAGGGCGCGGCCGACGGCTTCAACGTCATGCCGGACGTACTGCCCTCGGGCTTCGACGACTTCGCCGATCAGCTGATCCCCGAACTCCAGCGCCGCGGCCTGTTCCGCCGTGAGTACGACGACACCACGCTCCGGGGCCACCTGGGCCTCGACGTGCCGGACCGCCCGCGTGACCGGCCGCGTGAGCCCGCCCTGTCCCACGACGTACTCGAAGCCGCCCGCTAG
- a CDS encoding NtaA/DmoA family FMN-dependent monooxygenase (This protein belongs to a clade of FMN-dependent monooxygenases, within a broader family of flavin-dependent oxidoreductases, the luciferase-like monooxygenase (LMM) family, some of whose members use coenzyme F420 rather than FMN.) has product MTGFHLHLSLLTPGHFRQAWRLPHADPRAHLDVGHFARLAKAAEDARIDAVFLGDGPALGAGIAYGPDTGLDPLILLAHLSGTTDRLGFVITSSTTYNSPYNLARRFNALDHVSRGRAAVNIVTTGTTAAAANFGLDEHPDKETRYRRAHEFLDVVTRLWDAWEPDALVGDRESGRYADPELIHDIDHHGEFFSVRGPLPVPAGPQGRPVIVQAGGSAGGLALAGEFADVVFTVAQTRPKAVAFREDIRRRAEAAGRHADDVKVSLGVVVLVAGTEEEARRRERELYGTLPVERLAAAVTAGLGLPAGAFGPDDPISLADLPGETGEGAFSAGFAESTRALIAERPRTPRELVQRSAGGAGHRLLVGSAVQIADDLEDWFRAGAADGFTVMPADIAVDFENFTRLVVPILQERGLFQREYGAPTLRERLGLRWPRRARPAERSPQPR; this is encoded by the coding sequence ATGACGGGCTTTCACCTCCACCTCTCCCTGCTGACTCCCGGCCACTTCCGCCAGGCGTGGCGGCTGCCCCACGCCGATCCGCGGGCCCATCTGGACGTCGGCCACTTCGCGCGGCTCGCGAAGGCCGCCGAGGACGCCAGGATCGACGCGGTCTTCCTCGGTGACGGTCCCGCGCTGGGCGCCGGTATCGCGTACGGCCCGGACACCGGGCTGGACCCGCTGATCCTGCTGGCCCATCTCTCCGGCACCACGGACCGGCTCGGGTTCGTCATCACCAGCTCGACGACGTACAACTCGCCCTACAACCTGGCGCGCCGGTTCAACGCGCTGGACCATGTGAGCAGGGGCCGGGCCGCCGTCAACATCGTCACCACGGGAACGACGGCCGCCGCCGCCAACTTCGGTCTGGACGAGCATCCGGACAAGGAGACGCGCTACCGCCGGGCCCACGAGTTCCTCGATGTGGTGACCCGGCTGTGGGACGCGTGGGAGCCGGACGCCCTCGTCGGGGACCGGGAGAGCGGCAGATACGCCGACCCGGAGCTGATCCACGACATCGACCACCACGGCGAGTTCTTCTCCGTACGCGGCCCCCTGCCCGTACCCGCGGGTCCGCAGGGCCGCCCCGTGATCGTCCAGGCCGGCGGCTCGGCGGGCGGGCTGGCACTCGCGGGCGAGTTCGCGGATGTCGTCTTCACCGTGGCCCAGACCCGGCCGAAGGCGGTGGCGTTCCGCGAGGACATCCGCCGGCGCGCCGAGGCCGCCGGACGCCACGCGGACGATGTCAAGGTCTCGCTCGGTGTGGTCGTCCTGGTGGCCGGTACGGAGGAGGAGGCCCGGCGGCGGGAGCGGGAGCTGTACGGCACCCTCCCCGTGGAGCGGCTCGCCGCGGCCGTCACCGCCGGTCTCGGTCTGCCGGCCGGCGCGTTCGGGCCCGACGACCCCATCAGCCTCGCTGATCTGCCCGGAGAGACCGGGGAGGGCGCGTTCTCGGCCGGCTTCGCGGAGTCGACGCGCGCGCTGATCGCGGAGCGCCCCCGTACACCCCGGGAACTCGTCCAGCGCTCCGCGGGCGGAGCCGGTCACCGGCTTCTGGTCGGTTCCGCCGTACAGATCGCCGACGACCTGGAGGACTGGTTCCGGGCCGGCGCGGCGGACGGCTTCACCGTCATGCCCGCCGACATCGCGGTCGACTTCGAGAACTTCACCCGGCTGGTGGTGCCGATCCTCCAGGAACGCGGACTGTTCCAGCGGGAGTACGGCGCCCCCACACTCCGCGAACGTCTCGGGCTCCGCTGGCCGCGCCGGGCCCGCCCCGCCGAGCGGTCCCCTCAGCCGCGGTGA
- a CDS encoding ABC transporter substrate-binding protein, protein MSDLRTTIEQAEPRRGRWPWIAGGVAVLLIAASGFALTRGDDSADRAAGDGSPVRGGTLRFALIDYQRSPDPQWGTNYAESLIGDNITDRLTWQDPDTGEITPWLATSWEYNKDLTEFTFHLRTDVTFSDGTPFNSAAVKANLDQYVRGDEKLGILPNGATLLPGYVETRTPDDHTAVIRFEKPLASFLQASSFTANAGPGFLSLSTLKLSAKERTDATKVIGTGPFVYESWKPQVSTVLVKRKGYTWSPPALKHKGEAYLNKIVFNTIPEASVRTGSLESGALDATLDVGTTDEKALSGQGFKIIHRAVSGTAILFNFNSQLFPTNDIAVRRAIQLGWDREALKKTVLTDSYSVGTSVLEPSVQGYEDYSGSVLTYDPEKAERLLEEAGWKKGPDGIRVKGGKKLVVKLLGINNLVVNKPAYESVQQDLKKIGVDLELTVVPIPDYAANLAKAKTGWNVTAANRSRNDPAVLNLQYSPLLGNASFLTEDSAGIDVNEVTKTLGKLELTLEPAARKRYAKAAQDLLVEKYALVNPVYNPAQVIAQADHVHGIIFDAQSRNHFVDTWKSDGK, encoded by the coding sequence ATGTCCGACCTTCGCACCACCATCGAACAGGCAGAGCCCAGACGCGGAAGGTGGCCCTGGATCGCGGGCGGCGTCGCCGTCCTCCTCATCGCCGCGAGCGGCTTCGCCCTCACCCGGGGGGACGACTCCGCCGACCGCGCCGCCGGTGACGGCTCCCCCGTACGCGGTGGCACACTGCGCTTCGCGCTGATCGACTACCAGCGCAGCCCGGATCCCCAATGGGGCACCAACTACGCGGAGTCGCTCATCGGTGACAACATCACCGACCGGCTGACATGGCAGGACCCCGACACCGGCGAGATCACACCGTGGCTGGCGACGTCGTGGGAGTACAACAAGGACCTGACCGAGTTCACGTTCCATCTGCGCACGGACGTCACCTTCAGCGACGGCACCCCGTTCAACTCCGCCGCGGTCAAGGCCAATCTCGACCAGTACGTACGCGGCGACGAGAAGCTCGGCATCCTTCCCAACGGCGCGACTCTGCTTCCCGGTTACGTCGAGACGCGGACCCCGGACGACCACACGGCCGTCATCCGCTTCGAGAAGCCGCTCGCGAGCTTCCTCCAGGCGTCGTCCTTCACCGCCAACGCCGGGCCCGGATTCCTGTCGCTGTCGACACTGAAGCTGAGCGCGAAGGAGCGGACGGACGCCACAAAGGTGATCGGCACCGGACCGTTCGTCTACGAGTCGTGGAAACCCCAGGTCAGCACCGTCCTCGTCAAGCGCAAGGGCTACACGTGGTCCCCGCCCGCGCTGAAGCACAAGGGCGAGGCGTATCTCAACAAGATCGTCTTCAATACGATCCCGGAGGCCAGCGTCCGCACCGGCTCCCTGGAGTCCGGCGCGCTCGACGCCACGCTCGACGTGGGCACCACGGACGAGAAGGCGCTCTCCGGTCAGGGATTCAAGATCATCCACAGGGCCGTGTCCGGCACCGCCATCCTCTTCAACTTCAACTCCCAGCTCTTCCCCACCAATGACATCGCGGTCCGCAGGGCGATCCAGCTCGGCTGGGACCGGGAGGCGCTCAAGAAGACGGTCCTCACCGACTCCTACTCGGTGGGCACCTCGGTCCTGGAACCGTCGGTCCAGGGATACGAGGACTACAGCGGCTCGGTCCTCACGTACGACCCGGAGAAGGCCGAGCGGCTCCTTGAGGAGGCCGGCTGGAAGAAGGGCCCGGACGGAATCCGCGTCAAGGGCGGCAAGAAGCTCGTGGTCAAACTGCTCGGCATCAACAACCTCGTGGTGAACAAGCCGGCGTACGAGTCGGTCCAGCAGGACCTGAAGAAGATCGGCGTCGACCTGGAACTCACCGTCGTCCCGATCCCGGACTACGCGGCCAACCTGGCCAAGGCGAAGACCGGCTGGAACGTCACCGCGGCCAACCGTTCGCGCAACGATCCGGCGGTCCTCAACCTCCAGTACAGCCCACTGCTCGGCAACGCCTCCTTCCTCACCGAGGACTCGGCCGGCATCGACGTCAACGAGGTGACAAAGACCCTGGGCAAGCTGGAACTCACCCTGGAACCGGCCGCGCGCAAGCGGTACGCCAAGGCGGCGCAGGACCTGCTGGTCGAGAAGTACGCGCTGGTGAACCCGGTGTACAACCCCGCGCAGGTGATCGCCCAGGCGGACCACGTCCACGGGATCATCTTCGACGCCCAGTCCCGCAACCACTTCGTGGACACCTGGAAGAGCGACGGGAAGTGA
- a CDS encoding acyl-CoA dehydrogenase family protein, translating to MTRSADHHVPVSSHHHDHHDQHDRHDQHDPLVARVERFSREVLLPRAVETDRHGVTAGTITALGSLGALNHLAPPEFGGAALGRAADRRLHELLAHACFNTWLVWAQHAPTVERVARLHAEGARHPWADRVLRGEVLVGAGLSDVRRFPGRCIAATRSGDGWRFGGTLSWVSGWGLNSVLVLAAVEAASERVVVALVPVGDRLKASALDLAAVAGSRTRRVLLDDVEVPDAYVLTVQPLAEYRAADRSQASDARPHVFGLARRVLDELREESGTDVLVERWAPRVAELRERAYALADEALGAGDHRHRLRERLAVKVAAGETVSALSRALLVARSGRGLTADNTAQLHARSALFVQVQGQTAEVRSAQLASAAAQVPGVPGPSAL from the coding sequence ATGACCCGCTCCGCGGATCACCATGTCCCCGTTTCCTCCCATCACCACGATCACCACGATCAGCACGATCGCCATGATCAGCACGATCCGCTCGTCGCGAGGGTGGAGCGGTTCAGCCGGGAAGTGCTGCTTCCCCGGGCGGTCGAGACCGACCGCCATGGAGTGACCGCCGGGACCATCACGGCGCTGGGGTCGCTGGGAGCGCTCAACCACCTCGCGCCGCCGGAGTTCGGCGGGGCCGCGCTCGGCCGTGCCGCCGACCGCCGGCTGCACGAGCTGCTCGCGCACGCGTGCTTCAACACCTGGCTGGTGTGGGCACAGCACGCGCCGACCGTCGAACGCGTCGCGAGGCTCCACGCGGAGGGCGCGCGCCATCCCTGGGCGGACCGGGTGCTGCGCGGCGAGGTGCTGGTCGGCGCCGGCCTCAGCGACGTACGGCGGTTCCCCGGCCGCTGTATCGCCGCCACGCGCTCCGGCGACGGATGGCGGTTCGGCGGCACCCTCTCCTGGGTCAGCGGCTGGGGGCTCAACTCGGTCCTCGTCCTCGCCGCGGTGGAGGCCGCGTCCGAGCGTGTCGTTGTCGCCCTGGTCCCGGTCGGCGACCGGCTGAAGGCCAGTGCCCTCGATCTCGCGGCCGTCGCCGGGAGCCGTACGCGGCGCGTCCTGCTCGATGACGTCGAGGTGCCCGACGCGTACGTACTGACCGTCCAGCCCTTGGCGGAGTACCGCGCGGCGGACCGCTCACAGGCGAGCGACGCCCGCCCCCATGTCTTCGGACTGGCCCGGCGCGTGCTCGACGAGCTTCGGGAGGAGAGCGGGACCGACGTCCTCGTCGAGCGGTGGGCACCGCGCGTGGCCGAACTGCGCGAGCGGGCGTACGCGCTGGCCGACGAGGCGCTGGGTGCCGGTGATCACCGGCACCGTCTCCGGGAGCGGCTCGCGGTCAAGGTCGCCGCCGGGGAGACGGTGTCGGCGCTGAGCCGGGCCCTTCTCGTCGCGCGTTCCGGCCGCGGCCTCACCGCCGACAACACCGCGCAGCTGCACGCCCGTTCGGCGCTGTTCGTCCAGGTCCAGGGCCAGACCGCCGAGGTGCGGTCGGCCCAGCTCGCGAGCGCCGCGGCGCAGGTCCCCGGCGTGCCCGGTCCGTCCGCGCTCTGA
- a CDS encoding LLM class flavin-dependent oxidoreductase, which produces MTTAIVLDLTVGVSLSVPEAAEIAAVARDTGVSAVRLLDGAPDDVLDTTPVAAYLAARFPELGWIVDSPTTHNAPYNLARRVLSLDRATAGRTGLALRAGDGDEVSEAAAPDATAGERHRRWAEYADVLTRLWESFPATALLGDQAAGVFAQDTLIKPIDHEGRFYRVAGPLDGPSSPQGRPVLVADARDDLDWNDVVAVADAVVVPRDRTPEAAARLAEALERAGRPRREVALLRRVELPADDTDAAATAAELADWTARHAFDGLELAPTGDPGRIPALLRALVPRLNPSAGPTLRAALGLPELIGAGS; this is translated from the coding sequence ATGACCACAGCCATCGTCCTCGACCTCACGGTCGGGGTCTCCCTCTCCGTCCCCGAAGCGGCGGAGATCGCCGCGGTCGCCCGTGACACCGGGGTGAGCGCGGTGCGGCTGCTCGACGGCGCCCCGGACGACGTACTCGACACCACACCGGTCGCCGCCTATCTCGCCGCCCGCTTCCCCGAGCTGGGCTGGATCGTCGACAGCCCGACCACCCACAACGCCCCCTACAACCTCGCCCGCCGTGTGCTGTCGCTGGACCGCGCCACCGCGGGCCGTACGGGACTGGCCCTCCGCGCGGGGGACGGCGACGAGGTCAGCGAGGCCGCGGCGCCCGACGCCACGGCCGGTGAGCGGCACCGGCGATGGGCCGAATACGCGGATGTCCTCACCCGGCTGTGGGAGAGCTTCCCCGCGACGGCGCTCCTCGGTGACCAGGCCGCCGGTGTCTTCGCGCAGGACACACTCATCAAGCCGATCGACCACGAGGGCCGCTTCTACCGGGTGGCCGGTCCGCTCGACGGACCGTCGTCGCCGCAGGGCCGGCCGGTGCTTGTCGCCGACGCCCGCGACGATCTGGACTGGAACGATGTCGTCGCGGTCGCGGACGCCGTCGTGGTCCCCCGGGACCGTACCCCGGAGGCCGCCGCGCGGCTGGCCGAGGCGCTCGAACGGGCCGGCCGGCCGCGTCGGGAGGTCGCGCTGCTCAGACGGGTGGAACTGCCGGCGGACGACACGGACGCGGCGGCGACCGCCGCCGAACTGGCCGACTGGACCGCCCGGCACGCCTTCGACGGGCTGGAGTTGGCGCCGACGGGCGACCCCGGCCGGATCCCCGCCCTGCTGCGCGCCCTCGTACCGCGGCTGAACCCTTCCGCCGGACCTACCCTGCGCGCGGCCCTGGGCCTGCCCGAGCTGATCGGAGCCGGATCATGA